A segment of the Candidatus Doudnabacteria bacterium genome:
CGAACTCTGGACCCATGCGGTCGGAGGATTGTCGGAAAATGATTTTATTCTGGCAGCAAAGATCGATGAATTATGAGAATCGGATTTTTTGACTCGGGTTTAGGGGGTTTATACATGCTTAGAAGCATGCTCGCTAGTCGCGACATGAGCAAATACGATTATGTTTTTTTTAGGCGATACAAAGAACCTTCCTTACGGCGAGAAAAGCCAAAAACAAATTTACGCACTGACTGCCAAGGCGGTTCAGTTCTTATTTGACCAGGACTGCGGTTTGGTCATAATCGCCTGCAATACTTCTTCTGCCCAGGCCCTGCGGAAGATCCAGCAGGAATACTTGCCAAAATATTATAAGGACAGAAAAGTTCTGGGCGTGATCCGACCGACTGTCGAGCTGATCAGAACGGGAAAGGTTTGCGTTTTGGCAACCACCGGCACGGTCAGGGCGCTTGCCTACACCAGGGAGCTTAAAAAGCTAAATCCCGGCCTGAAAGTTGTTGAAGTAGCCGCTCCGGAACTGGTGCCTTTGCTTGAATCAAACCAATTAGCTAAACTTAATAAAGCAGTGGCTAAGTACTCGCAAATAGTCGCAGATCATAAAGTTAAAAATTTGATCCTTGGCTGCACGCACTACGCCGTAATTAAGGATAAATTCAGCAAAAAGCTCGGCCGAGGCATTAAATTGATCAGCCAGGATGAGATCATGCCGGCAAAGCTGGCCAATTATCTGGACAGGCATCCGGAAGTAGAAAAACGGCTTTATAAAAAACGAGAAAGAAAGTTCTATGTGACGAAGCTTAATAAAGATTTTTTGGATGCTGCCAAAAAATGGTTTGGTGAAAAAATAAATTTAAATTTGGCGAGGTATTGATATGAAACCATCACTTAAAGAATCATTATTGGTCGGTGCCGGC
Coding sequences within it:
- a CDS encoding aspartate/glutamate racemase family protein, producing MFFLGDTKNLPYGEKSQKQIYALTAKAVQFLFDQDCGLVIIACNTSSAQALRKIQQEYLPKYYKDRKVLGVIRPTVELIRTGKVCVLATTGTVRALAYTRELKKLNPGLKVVEVAAPELVPLLESNQLAKLNKAVAKYSQIVADHKVKNLILGCTHYAVIKDKFSKKLGRGIKLISQDEIMPAKLANYLDRHPEVEKRLYKKRERKFYVTKLNKDFLDAAKKWFGEKINLNLARY